The sequence GACATCGACCATAATCAATGAGCCACTATCCGCCATGTCTTTAGTGTCCATGGCCAGCTTATTCGCTTCATGGGCATGGGTAGTATTATTCTCAACGGTGGTCTTGATTTGCTCCATACTGGCTGCTGTTTCTTGCAAGGCACTTGCCTGCTCTTCAGTACGCGAAGATAAATCATTATTCCCCTCAGCGATCTCCACTGAGTTATTTTTGATATTAGTTGCCGCCTCTTTGACTCCTGATATTATTTCAGCCAAAGATTTTCGCATAAGCTCAATATTGACAAACAGTTTACCAATCTCATTACTGCCATATTGCGGCACTTTTTTGGCAAGCTGTCCTTTGCTTATTTCAGAGAAAATAGTTGATGCTTCAGCCAAACGATCAAGTACATTTCGAGTGATATAACGGAACAGTGATAAATACAGCAAGATAAATAGCCCGGAAATGATTACCAACGAGACAATCAGCGCACGGTGCAATAACTCGGTTTTATTCTCGTAAGAGGAGATAAGATCCGCAGATATTTTTAAATATTCTTGGTTTAAACCTTCAAGCTGATGCATAAGAGCATCAGATTCATTGATGATCTGAGCACTCTGATGTAAGTTATCCAGAGAGCGCATGTAATTGTCCAGAAGTTTAACAAATACAGCACCGGCACGCTCAGATAACTCCTGATTATAAGTTGATGTTTTTGGTTCGCGGATCCATTGTTCAACAATACTCCGCACCTCTTTATTATGATTACGTATGGCGTTAACTCTTGCTGGATCAATAGGCTGATTCGACATCGCAGCCATTGTAAGAGAGGCAAGTTCACCACGAACTGTTCTCAATTTATATTGAGCCTGTTGCACCAAATTTACTCGGGTATGTAGACTGACCGTATCTGAAAAATTATCACGGGCATCACTAGACATTTTTAGGCTGAGACCAGCCAGAAAAATAAAAAATAGCACAATCATGCCAAGATAAAATCTCATCATCTTTTTAACACTAACAATATATAACAAAATAACCACCCTTATCACTTTTATAATTATTGCTGTTAATAAAACAAACATAAGTGATTAACTTATGTTTGCCAAATACCGCATAGAAGTATCATGGATACAGAGTCCCATGATAAGAATGCGATAAGCATTAAGATAATAAACAGAGTATTCTAGCCTGCTATATTATTATAGAGGCTTATTTTTCCAAAAATAAAGAGTAGGACAGTCGTATTATTCGTGGATAGTTTCAGTGATTTGATCGACAAGATCCATTTCCTCACTGTTGAGCAGTTTCTCAATATCAACCAGAATAAGCATACGCTCGTTAACTGTGCCTAACCCCAATAAATACTCAGTGGAGAGTGTTACAGAGAAGTCAGGAGCAGGCCTAATTTGTTCATCGGTTAATGCGAGTACATCTGAAACACCATCAACTACAATACCGACAATACGGCTGGTCAAATTTAGTACAATGATAACGGTGTTTTCATCGATCTCTGCAGAATGCAGTTGGAATTTAACTCTGAGATCAATGATAGGTACGATGACACCACGAAGATTAGTTACGCCAG comes from Yersinia bercovieri ATCC 43970 and encodes:
- a CDS encoding methyl-accepting chemotaxis protein; the protein is MMRFYLGMIVLFFIFLAGLSLKMSSDARDNFSDTVSLHTRVNLVQQAQYKLRTVRGELASLTMAAMSNQPIDPARVNAIRNHNKEVRSIVEQWIREPKTSTYNQELSERAGAVFVKLLDNYMRSLDNLHQSAQIINESDALMHQLEGLNQEYLKISADLISSYENKTELLHRALIVSLVIISGLFILLYLSLFRYITRNVLDRLAEASTIFSEISKGQLAKKVPQYGSNEIGKLFVNIELMRKSLAEIISGVKEAATNIKNNSVEIAEGNNDLSSRTEEQASALQETAASMEQIKTTVENNTTHAHEANKLAMDTKDMADSGSLIMVDVVHSMDTIANHASQISNIIKVIDGIAGQTNILALNAAVEAARAGEQGRGFAVVATEVRNLAQRSADAAKEIRGLIEHSVHDTQTGSKRVDSAKNTMTEIVAMVSKVSGIMQDITQASEEQSMGIRQVAVAINEMDVVTQQNSALVEESATITALMNEQTMVMEEMVSVFQLNEAELSR
- the cheW gene encoding chemotaxis protein CheW, whose protein sequence is MNLSGTEKRMGEQNSGQEYLVFTLGKEEYGIEILKVQEIRSYDRVTRIANTPDFITGVTNLRGVIVPIIDLRVKFQLHSAEIDENTVIIVLNLTSRIVGIVVDGVSDVLALTDEQIRPAPDFSVTLSTEYLLGLGTVNERMLILVDIEKLLNSEEMDLVDQITETIHE